A stretch of DNA from Thermodesulfobacteriota bacterium:
GCCGGGGTGTGGTCCATCATGAATTCCTGCCTGGCCTGCCCGGCCCTGGACCCAGGGCACGGCGATCCCCGGTTTCCACGGCCGTCGGTAATCAGCCGGCCCCTGATCGAGGACGTCCTGCGCCGGGAACTCGGGTTCGAGGGGGTGATTATCACCGACGCCATCAATATGGGCGGAGTCTCCATGCACGCCCCCTGGATGGAACGCTGCGTTCTGGCGCTGGATGCGGGCAACGACATGCTGCTGTTCGTCCGGAACGTTCCCGGAACGGTCGACTGCCTCGAGCAGTGCCTGGAGGCCGGACGGCTGACCGCCGAACGAATCGACCAATCCGTGCGGCGGGTTCTGACCATGAAAGCGAAAATGGGCCTGCACCGGCCCGGCCTGAAACCTTTTGCTGATCCGGAGGCACCAAAGATCTTTGTTGATTCGCCCTGTCGGCCGACGGCGCGACGCCTGGCGGAAAAATCCATCACGCTGCTTACCGACAGCCGCGGCTGGATACCCCTGTTACTGGAGCCGGGCGCGCGCGTCGCCAGCATTTTTATCTCCAACCGTGATGATTTCGGTATCGACATTTTTGAAAAGACCTTGACTGAAGCCGGGCATCGGGTTACCAGCCTGCGGAATCCATGGCCGGAAGAGATGTATGACCGGGTGGAGGCGGGGGAATTTGATGCGGTGCTGACCGGCTTTTATTATCCCATCCAGTGGGGCTGGGCTACCCCGCGCCTGCACGGCCCGCAGATCCGTTCCCTCATGAGCGGCTTTCACCTGGCCCGGCCGGGCGTCAAATACGCCTTCATCTCCTGGTGCAGCCCTTACCATCTGTATGAACTGGCCTTCATGGATCCGTTCCTGGTCACCTACGGCGAAACTCCTATCGCCCAGGAAACAACGGCCCGGATGCTGCTGGGCCAACTGCCCATCACCGGGCGGGTGCCGGTGTCGCTGGAGGGGTTTTTCAAGAGGGGTGACGGGATCAAGAGAAGCACCTGAATTGCATAACACAACTAAAAATATCTGCGGATCGTTTCTTGTCATTGTTTTTTTCCTGGCGGGTCTGCTGGCGGCCACGGAAATCATATTTTTCATGCAACACAAAAAATATTATTTCAAATCAAGCCGCCTCAATCAGGAAAAAATACTGGAGTCACGGTTAACTCCCCGGGAATTCTCTCCCGGGCGTCAACCGCCGATTCATCACCTTACCCTGGCAAATAACGGTTTTGAAGACATAAGCCCGGCAGGATTTCCTCCAGGCTGGACAATGTCCGACAATACGACGCTGGCGTATAGTGATGGGCACGATAAAAATGCCGTCGGGATTCTGATCCGGGGACAGGTCTTTCAGAAGAAAGCGGTAACCGGAGAAAATAATAGCGGGCCATATATTCTGTCGGCCTGGATTAAAACCAGCCAGGAGCAAAATGCTTATGTCCAGCTGGAATCCAATGACCTGATGAATATTAATTATCACCCCGGAGACGGCCGATGGCAGTTGATCAGCGTCGTTTTCCCGAAAAACGATGCGTCGAAAGACATCAGGGTGGTATTGGGCGCGGACAGAGAAAATGCGGTGTTCGATGACGTCAGGCTGGTTCTCGGGCGGAAGCAGAATCTTCCGGCACTTCCGGAGGGCAATGGAAGCCGCTTCCGGGAACTGATCAGTTCTCAAAAGTCGGGACAATTCAGGATCCTTGCGCTGGGCGGCTCCACGACATACGGCCATGCTGATTTTTACAGGACCTGGCCCTACATACTTGAACAAAAGTTGAACAGTTATTATCCGGGACAATTTGAAATCATCAATCTCGGCATACCCGGCTGTTCGACCGAACAGCTATTGTACTTTTCTTCAAAATCCCCTTCAACCCATGACGGTTTTCTGGACTTGAATCCGGACATGGTCATTATCATGCCGGTCTGGAATGACTTCCTGAACGATTTTTCGAAGCATCACACCAACATGAATACAATTAATCAGCGGTTTCGCGAAAACTGGTTTGTCCGCAAAACCGCTCTCGGATATTATGTTTACCGGTTAATATATGCTCATCTGATTGAAGGTTTATTTGCAAATATTACGGAAGAATTCCCGGAAAACCAGAAGTTTGATGAGAACTCAGATGAATATGCCGGCCGCTGGCTGAACTTTTTCGCTTCGGACTTGAACCGCACTATTCCCGGGTTCGCTTTCGGTATCCGTCTGGAGAAAATAATCGAGTTATACCGTGACAGCGGGGTAAGCGTTATGTTGGCCACTTCTCCCTGTATCTGGCCGGCCGACGTTGATTTTAAAGAGGCCAGACAGGTTATGGAAAAACACCAGGTGGAGGAAGCGAAGACTCCGGAGAACATGATCAAAGCCTGGCTGTTCATGGAAGAATGGGACCGGCAGGTGATCACGAAAGTCGCGGGAAAAACAAATCAGGAATGTGAGGATTTCACGGAATATTTCAGGAACCGATATCCAACGATGCTTTCCCGAGTGGAATTTTTTCAGGACGGAACGCATTTTAATTTAAACGGGAATACCCTGCTGGCGGATTATCTGTTTAACGCCGAATCGTTTCAACGCCTGGTAAAAGGGCGGGAAACGGATCCGCTGTAACAAGGCGGGCCGGCGGAGTGCAACCCGGATATTATGGATTTGATTCTGAGCGCATGTGCGATATTATATGTCAGATCGATAAACTCACTGTCTTTTTTCCCCTCAACGGTCCCATATCCATCGGCGGGACCCGCGGGGAACGGAATCCGTGCCGATGGGACCGGGAGAAAGAACCATGACGGAAAACAATGCGCCCCTGTCATCTGATCACATCCACGGCGTCAATCTCGGCGGCTGGCTGCTGCTGGAGAAATGGATGAAACCGAGCCTGTTCGACGGGCTGGCGGCGACCGATGAAACCACCTGGTGCGCGGAACTGGGCCGGGACGCGCCGGCCAGGCTGCGCGCCCACTGGAACCAGTTCATCACCCGGGAGGATTTTGCCTGGCTGGCCGATGTGGGCATCGACACCCTGCGCATCCCGGTCGGACACTGGATTTTCGGCCCGCCGTACCCGTATCATCGCAGTTACGGCGCCAATCCCCGCCCCTTTGTCGAAGGCGGCCTGGACGTTCTGGATCGCGCTTTTGACTGGGCCGCGGAGCTGGATCTCCGGATTATCATTGACCTTCACGCGGCTGCCGGCTGCCAGAACGGCTTTGATAACGGCGGCATCAAGGATGTCTGCGAATGGCACACGCAAGAGGAATATATCTCCCACTCGGTCGAGGTTCTGGGCCGGCTGGCCGAGCATTATGGTTCCGCTCCCGCCCTTTACGGCATCCAGCTGCTCAACGA
This window harbors:
- a CDS encoding glycoside hydrolase family 3 N-terminal domain-containing protein gives rise to the protein MDLEAADRQWVEKTLSSLSPRERIGQLLVPLLQDGFVSPADIVQMAGQYCLGGVHYFGGSLEESRALARELQAAVKVPIFITGDLDKGGGDRIEGGTLFQSQMALGAADDEALAYDLGRAIAMENLVAGYNWTFSPIVDLCGTRDYLRHVASIGEDPEQVARLACAQIRGIQSLGMAACAKHFPGDGFDDRDQHLTTAVNPLSKQQWHELSGYTFKKAIEAGVWSIMNSCLACPALDPGHGDPRFPRPSVISRPLIEDVLRRELGFEGVIITDAINMGGVSMHAPWMERCVLALDAGNDMLLFVRNVPGTVDCLEQCLEAGRLTAERIDQSVRRVLTMKAKMGLHRPGLKPFADPEAPKIFVDSPCRPTARRLAEKSITLLTDSRGWIPLLLEPGARVASIFISNRDDFGIDIFEKTLTEAGHRVTSLRNPWPEEMYDRVEAGEFDAVLTGFYYPIQWGWATPRLHGPQIRSLMSGFHLARPGVKYAFISWCSPYHLYELAFMDPFLVTYGETPIAQETTARMLLGQLPITGRVPVSLEGFFKRGDGIKRST
- a CDS encoding SGNH/GDSL hydrolase family protein; the encoded protein is MSDNTTLAYSDGHDKNAVGILIRGQVFQKKAVTGENNSGPYILSAWIKTSQEQNAYVQLESNDLMNINYHPGDGRWQLISVVFPKNDASKDIRVVLGADRENAVFDDVRLVLGRKQNLPALPEGNGSRFRELISSQKSGQFRILALGGSTTYGHADFYRTWPYILEQKLNSYYPGQFEIINLGIPGCSTEQLLYFSSKSPSTHDGFLDLNPDMVIIMPVWNDFLNDFSKHHTNMNTINQRFRENWFVRKTALGYYVYRLIYAHLIEGLFANITEEFPENQKFDENSDEYAGRWLNFFASDLNRTIPGFAFGIRLEKIIELYRDSGVSVMLATSPCIWPADVDFKEARQVMEKHQVEEAKTPENMIKAWLFMEEWDRQVITKVAGKTNQECEDFTEYFRNRYPTMLSRVEFFQDGTHFNLNGNTLLADYLFNAESFQRLVKGRETDPL
- a CDS encoding glycoside hydrolase family 5 protein, producing MTENNAPLSSDHIHGVNLGGWLLLEKWMKPSLFDGLAATDETTWCAELGRDAPARLRAHWNQFITREDFAWLADVGIDTLRIPVGHWIFGPPYPYHRSYGANPRPFVEGGLDVLDRAFDWAAELDLRIIIDLHAAAGCQNGFDNGGIKDVCEWHTQEEYISHSVEVLGRLAEHYGSAPALYGIQLLNEPRWDVPTDILKAYYLRAYDAIRVHCPPERAAIVFHDGFRTHREYLDFMQPPQFENVIFDIHRYQCFNREDLDMDIHGHLDKAGNLWRREIGEINSELKLPTVVGEWSLGLNLEVVSLWAEGPYGRALRDMSRFELDVAYRAYGAAQLLAFEQCRGWFFWSYRTETTPEWCFRECVERGWLPPRFK